In Colletotrichum destructivum chromosome 8, complete sequence, the following proteins share a genomic window:
- a CDS encoding Putative NTF2-like domain superfamily protein, translated as MGDEENSGSGTIYSRNKEDTLEAETLLWRAMCDTKPKHLKKYLDKEAVLAHPGQKPYSPKSKPTLQEYLDEDWEPWTAYKMHDDPEFVEIDVMSSSLVYRVTAWRQEGNKLVATEGICNSVWKQEPGGEWTCCCHHMSTV; from the coding sequence ATGGGCGACGAAGAGAATTCGGGATCCGGGACCATCTACTCCCGCAACAAAGAGGACacgctcgaggccgagaccctTCTGTGGCGCGCCATGTGCGACACGAAGCCCAAGCACCTCAAGAAGTACCTCGACAAggaggccgtcctcgcccaccCAGGCCAGAAGCCCTACTCCCCGAAATCCAAGCCGACGCTGCAGGAgtacctcgacgaggactggGAGCCCTGGACGGCCTACAAGATGCACGACGACCCGGAATTTGTCGAGATCGACGTCATGAGCTCCAGCCTCGTCTACCGCGTTACCGCCTGGCGCCAAGAGGGAAACAAGCTCGTCGCGACCGAGGGCATCTGCAACAGCGTTTGGAAGCAGGAGCCTGGCGGGGAGTGGACGTGCTGCTGCCACCACATGAGCACCGTTTGA